A single genomic interval of Chitinophaga sp. 180180018-3 harbors:
- a CDS encoding PorP/SprF family type IX secretion system membrane protein — MKRIFIITIILWSSLLARTSFAQVDPHFSQYYAYPLWLNPAMTGIIDGDYRITGNYRNQWANYGKPFSTAGISIDAATDKNIGVGLNVLNMSAGDAGYNYFNAMASVSYSGVKFGPAKTSQLVFGINAGVINRRLDPAKFQTGSQYQPVTGFDPSIFNGENINNTTSNQFDAGAGAMYFDGNPNHMFNPFVGFAAAHLTQPRDPFYDQGSQKKLPVRYLVNGGTRIKLNDALTLTPTGLFLHQGNAEEIVAGLYAQFMVNTECDFLVGGNYRFNDAAVPFAGFHFKNFVLGMSYDTNTSNMRRLVNGSQSFEVSLSFISRKRKLLNQEYFICPRL; from the coding sequence ATGAAAAGGATTTTTATAATTACAATAATTTTGTGGAGTAGTTTGCTTGCCAGGACATCCTTTGCACAGGTTGACCCACACTTCTCTCAGTATTATGCTTATCCGCTATGGTTAAATCCTGCTATGACGGGGATAATCGATGGAGATTACCGTATTACAGGCAATTATCGTAACCAGTGGGCGAACTATGGCAAGCCATTTTCTACAGCAGGTATATCTATAGATGCAGCTACTGATAAAAATATCGGGGTTGGTCTTAACGTACTAAACATGTCAGCGGGAGATGCCGGGTATAATTATTTCAATGCCATGGCCAGTGTTTCGTATAGTGGTGTGAAATTTGGCCCCGCGAAAACCAGTCAGCTGGTATTCGGCATCAATGCGGGGGTAATCAACAGGCGCCTGGATCCTGCTAAGTTTCAAACAGGTAGCCAGTACCAGCCCGTTACGGGATTCGATCCCAGTATTTTTAACGGCGAGAATATCAATAATACTACATCTAACCAGTTTGATGCAGGCGCTGGGGCAATGTATTTCGATGGTAACCCAAATCATATGTTCAATCCGTTTGTCGGATTTGCCGCTGCTCACCTGACACAACCCAGAGATCCATTCTACGACCAGGGATCCCAAAAAAAATTGCCAGTGCGCTATCTCGTAAACGGAGGAACCAGGATCAAGCTAAATGATGCATTGACGCTTACTCCAACGGGCTTGTTCCTGCATCAGGGAAATGCTGAAGAAATAGTGGCTGGTTTGTATGCACAGTTTATGGTGAACACTGAATGTGACTTTCTGGTGGGAGGCAATTATCGCTTCAATGATGCAGCAGTACCTTTCGCCGGTTTCCATTTTAAAAATTTCGTACTCGGCATGAGCTACGATACCAATACTTCCAACATGCGCCGTCTGGTAAATGGCAGTCAGAGCTTTGAAGTTTCGCTTTCCTTCATTAGCCGTAAGAGGAAATTGCTGAATCAGGAATACTTCATTTGCCCCAGATTATAA
- a CDS encoding OmpA family protein, protein MKKITLCLLVVFSGIISSVHAQYVYDFKHTADVFYNIKDYYSAAQYYNKALGTFKIKKEQVLPYALGGVPPSGKIKDYQQVVARLAESYRLYFDYGNAETWYAQLVGFNNPAYPQARYWYGVCLRYNGKYQQALDEFNKFKQSYTAADEISVRTPLEIACCEFALSEANKEPRYTIEKVAGNVNEGGANYAPVVLNSGTLMFTSSRPETPPLPTTVTPKQSAHKKPKGTPYVNDLYSANGDENTYSNSQKVKIPASKGYDQGVSAITPDGNAMYLTRWYIKDGTKHTAIYLSTKQNGTWTEPKVLGENVNVAGYNSMQPYITADGKYLLFSSNRPGGMGKNDLWYCVMTNGVPGSARNMGTTINTKDDEQAPFYDAEKNLLIFSSDGRVGLGGLDFFSSEGDFGTWSAPVNMGKPLNSAKDDVYYTALDNSHPFAAGFISSDRESICCLEVFSIKRVRKMASGLIVDCDTQLPLEGATVTLVDTVRRKTIRKTTLDATGRYSFEVDPQRYYKIIAEKENYFTKAIYFNTESLDRTDSLNNPSLCLKHYEIEKPIVLNNIYYDFNKATLREDSKRVLDSVVDILKDNPKITIEMSAHTDSVGSAKYNEKLSQARAQSCVDYIISKGISSDRLIAKGYGKSKPIAPNSLPNHKDNPEGRQLNRRTEFKVLKRQVQVKAEDDNSSTQ, encoded by the coding sequence ATGAAAAAAATTACACTTTGTTTGCTGGTAGTTTTTTCAGGAATAATCAGCTCTGTGCACGCACAATATGTGTATGATTTTAAACATACAGCTGATGTGTTCTATAATATCAAAGATTATTATTCAGCTGCCCAATACTACAATAAGGCGCTTGGCACATTTAAGATTAAAAAGGAACAGGTATTGCCTTACGCCTTGGGAGGGGTACCTCCAAGTGGGAAAATTAAGGACTATCAACAGGTAGTTGCCCGCCTGGCTGAATCGTATCGCCTTTATTTCGATTATGGCAACGCCGAAACCTGGTATGCCCAGTTGGTAGGGTTTAACAACCCCGCATACCCGCAGGCCCGCTACTGGTATGGTGTTTGCCTTCGCTATAATGGCAAATACCAGCAAGCGCTGGATGAATTTAACAAATTCAAACAAAGCTATACTGCAGCAGATGAGATTTCAGTAAGAACTCCGCTGGAAATCGCCTGCTGCGAGTTTGCATTATCTGAAGCAAACAAAGAACCCAGATATACTATTGAGAAGGTTGCCGGTAATGTAAACGAAGGTGGAGCCAATTATGCCCCGGTTGTATTAAACTCCGGAACACTGATGTTCACCTCTTCCCGCCCGGAAACTCCACCATTACCAACTACTGTTACTCCAAAACAGTCGGCGCATAAAAAACCTAAAGGAACTCCTTATGTAAATGATCTTTACTCTGCCAACGGCGACGAAAATACTTATAGTAACAGCCAGAAGGTAAAAATACCTGCATCCAAAGGATATGATCAGGGTGTATCGGCCATTACGCCTGATGGTAACGCTATGTATCTTACCCGCTGGTATATAAAAGATGGTACAAAACATACCGCTATTTATCTAAGTACCAAACAGAACGGAACCTGGACTGAACCTAAAGTACTCGGCGAAAATGTAAATGTGGCTGGTTATAACTCTATGCAGCCATATATTACAGCCGACGGTAAATACCTGCTCTTCTCGTCTAACAGGCCGGGCGGAATGGGTAAAAACGATCTTTGGTATTGCGTAATGACAAACGGTGTACCGGGATCGGCGCGCAATATGGGTACTACCATCAATACCAAAGATGATGAACAAGCGCCTTTCTATGATGCAGAAAAGAACCTGCTGATATTCAGTTCGGATGGCCGTGTAGGACTTGGAGGCCTCGACTTTTTCTCCAGCGAGGGCGACTTCGGTACATGGTCTGCCCCGGTTAACATGGGCAAACCACTAAACTCAGCAAAAGATGATGTATACTATACCGCTTTGGATAATTCTCATCCGTTTGCTGCAGGGTTTATCAGCTCCGATCGTGAATCAATCTGCTGCCTGGAAGTATTTTCTATTAAACGTGTCCGCAAAATGGCGAGTGGCCTTATCGTCGACTGCGATACCCAACTCCCGCTGGAAGGCGCAACAGTTACGCTCGTGGATACAGTGAGAAGAAAAACTATCCGCAAAACAACACTTGATGCAACAGGCAGATATAGCTTCGAAGTAGATCCTCAGCGCTATTATAAAATCATTGCTGAAAAAGAAAATTATTTCACCAAAGCAATCTACTTCAATACAGAAAGCCTCGACAGAACAGATTCTTTGAATAATCCGTCACTCTGTCTCAAGCATTATGAGATCGAAAAACCAATTGTACTGAATAATATTTACTACGACTTTAACAAAGCTACTCTTCGCGAAGACTCCAAACGCGTACTGGATAGCGTAGTGGATATTCTGAAAGACAATCCTAAGATTACCATCGAAATGAGTGCACACACTGATAGCGTCGGCTCTGCGAAGTACAATGAAAAACTTTCTCAGGCCCGTGCTCAGTCCTGTGTAGATTACATCATTAGTAAAGGCATATCATCCGACAGGTTGATCGCAAAAGGCTACGGAAAATCTAAGCCTATTGCGCCAAACTCATTGCCTAACCATAAAGATAACCCTGAAGGTCGTCAGCTCAACCGTAGAACAGAGTTCAAAGTGTTAAAAAGACAAGTACAGGTGAAAGCTGAAGACGACAATAGCAGTACACAATAG
- a CDS encoding MATE family efflux transporter encodes MPRFTNAFARISRFFQLFKIAVTGSEKEFTTGSINRAIFLLSIPMILEMAMESLFAVVDIYFVSHLGVNAITTVGLTESVLTLVYTGAMGLSMAATAMIARRIGEKNPDAAARSAMQAIYPGLAIVLLVSITGIFFSKDILLAMGAAKDVADYGYEYTKILLGGNLVIVMLFLINGIFRGAGDAALAMRALWLANGLNILLCPLLISGWGPVPALGLKGAAIATFIGRGSGVVYQLYHLVKGKDLIRITRKHLAPSFPVIFSILKVAAGATAQMLIASASWIFLVRIISNFGKDAVAGYTIAIRIIIFTILPAWGMANAAAALVGQNLGAQQPDRAETSAWRAAFFNMLFLGLVAIIFWTGAPVILSYFTNDQTVAGYALQCIRLMSAGYIFYAYGMVLTQSFNGAGDTRTPMLINLFSMWLWQMPLAYTLAVFLKMGPAGVFWAIAISESTAAIAAIILFRRGAWKRAKI; translated from the coding sequence ATGCCACGTTTCACGAACGCGTTCGCGCGCATTAGTCGTTTTTTTCAATTATTTAAGATAGCTGTAACAGGTAGTGAGAAGGAGTTTACGACAGGGAGTATCAATAGGGCTATCTTTCTGCTTTCTATTCCAATGATACTGGAAATGGCCATGGAGTCGCTGTTTGCAGTAGTAGATATTTACTTCGTCAGTCACCTGGGAGTAAACGCTATTACTACCGTGGGACTTACAGAATCTGTACTTACACTGGTGTATACCGGAGCTATGGGACTGAGTATGGCCGCAACAGCTATGATAGCACGCAGGATTGGTGAAAAGAATCCGGACGCCGCCGCACGGTCAGCTATGCAGGCAATATACCCGGGTCTGGCTATTGTACTGCTGGTGAGTATTACAGGGATTTTCTTTTCAAAAGATATTCTGTTGGCGATGGGAGCGGCAAAAGATGTGGCAGACTACGGTTATGAATATACGAAGATACTATTGGGCGGTAATCTGGTGATCGTAATGTTGTTTCTCATCAACGGTATCTTCCGTGGCGCCGGCGATGCTGCATTGGCCATGAGGGCACTGTGGCTTGCCAATGGATTGAATATCCTCCTTTGCCCGCTGTTGATATCCGGCTGGGGGCCGGTGCCGGCATTGGGACTTAAAGGAGCGGCTATCGCTACTTTCATCGGCAGAGGCTCCGGGGTTGTTTATCAGCTGTATCACCTGGTAAAAGGGAAAGACCTGATCCGGATTACCCGGAAACACCTGGCGCCTTCTTTTCCTGTAATATTTTCCATTCTCAAAGTTGCTGCCGGCGCTACTGCTCAGATGCTGATTGCATCGGCCAGCTGGATATTCCTGGTGCGCATTATATCCAATTTCGGGAAAGATGCAGTGGCCGGTTATACCATCGCCATCAGGATCATCATTTTTACCATCCTGCCCGCCTGGGGGATGGCCAATGCAGCAGCGGCTCTCGTAGGGCAAAACCTTGGCGCACAACAACCCGACAGGGCGGAAACCTCCGCCTGGCGCGCTGCTTTCTTTAATATGCTGTTCCTGGGGCTGGTAGCCATTATTTTCTGGACAGGTGCCCCGGTAATCCTCAGCTATTTTACAAACGATCAAACGGTGGCTGGCTACGCCCTGCAATGCATACGCCTGATGAGTGCGGGGTATATCTTCTACGCCTATGGTATGGTACTAACCCAGTCGTTTAATGGTGCCGGTGATACCCGAACCCCCATGCTGATCAACCTGTTTTCTATGTGGCTTTGGCAGATGCCCCTGGCATATACGCTGGCCGTATTCCTGAAAATGGGGCCGGCAGGCGTGTTCTGGGCCATTGCCATATCAGAGTCGACAGCAGCCATAGCCGCGATCATCCTGTTCCGCAGAGGGGCCTGGAAGAGGGCAAAGATTTAG
- a CDS encoding PfkB family carbohydrate kinase: MSLTVVGTMAFDEIETPFGKSGRIIGGSATYIAWAASNFVKPINQVSVVGEDFPAAELHALTAKGVKLDGVQIKKNEKSFYWSGKYHMDMNTRDSLATELNVLADFQPVIPESYQGSEFLILGNLTPQVQMSVLDQMKERPKLIVMDTMNFWMEVAMEDLLKVLKKVDVLMVNDSEARQLSGEYSLVKAARKILTMGPRYLIIKKGEHGALLFSENHVFFAPAMPLDDVFDPTGAGDTFAGGFIGYLAKTKDISFENMKTAIIVGSAMASFCVEKFGTDRIREVNHDDITTRIEQFVQLVNFDIDLV; encoded by the coding sequence ATGTCACTTACAGTCGTAGGCACAATGGCATTCGATGAAATCGAGACCCCATTCGGTAAATCGGGCAGAATTATTGGCGGTTCCGCAACCTATATCGCCTGGGCGGCGTCTAACTTCGTTAAACCAATCAATCAGGTTTCCGTAGTAGGAGAAGATTTCCCGGCTGCTGAACTCCATGCACTGACTGCTAAGGGTGTGAAACTGGATGGTGTACAGATCAAAAAGAATGAAAAGTCTTTTTACTGGTCCGGCAAGTATCATATGGACATGAATACCCGGGATTCCCTGGCTACCGAGTTAAATGTATTGGCTGATTTTCAGCCCGTTATACCAGAAAGCTATCAGGGAAGCGAATTCCTGATCCTCGGTAACCTCACTCCGCAGGTGCAGATGAGCGTACTGGATCAGATGAAGGAACGGCCTAAACTGATTGTAATGGATACCATGAACTTTTGGATGGAAGTGGCGATGGAGGACCTGCTGAAAGTGCTGAAGAAAGTAGATGTGCTGATGGTAAATGATAGTGAAGCAAGACAACTGAGCGGTGAATATTCACTGGTAAAAGCTGCCCGGAAGATCCTGACCATGGGCCCCCGTTACCTGATCATCAAAAAAGGTGAGCACGGCGCTTTACTGTTCTCAGAAAACCACGTGTTCTTTGCCCCTGCGATGCCGCTGGACGACGTATTTGATCCAACTGGTGCCGGTGATACCTTTGCGGGAGGATTCATCGGATACCTGGCTAAAACGAAGGATATTTCCTTTGAAAACATGAAAACAGCCATCATTGTTGGATCAGCCATGGCTTCCTTCTGTGTGGAGAAATTTGGCACTGACCGTATCAGAGAAGTAAACCATGATGATATCACCACCCGCATCGAACAATTTGTTCAGCTGGTGAATTTCGATATTGACCTTGTATAG
- a CDS encoding S1/P1 nuclease, giving the protein MRKKILMGLLMAFLLPMASFAWGPNGHRIVAEIAWLHLTPQARKAVSNILGKQSMAMVANWPDFIKSDTTHQYDHTNQWHYLDFPANIDRARFDQLMAEATGENLYTEVQALIKQLKDRSVAKEKQIFALTFLIHLMGDLHQPLHVGRDEDLGGNKINVTWFNTPSNLHKVWDEQLIDYQQLSYTEYTKALDIATPAAIKAMQQGTIADWMFDSHQLSDRIYAYTQPDSKLSYRYNYVFVNDLNQQLLKGGVRLAAILNGIFKN; this is encoded by the coding sequence ATGAGAAAAAAGATCTTAATGGGCCTGTTAATGGCCTTCCTGTTACCTATGGCATCTTTTGCATGGGGTCCCAACGGGCATCGTATTGTAGCTGAAATTGCATGGCTACATCTTACTCCGCAAGCCCGGAAGGCAGTATCCAATATACTGGGCAAACAAAGTATGGCGATGGTGGCCAACTGGCCTGATTTCATCAAATCAGACACTACTCATCAGTACGATCATACCAATCAATGGCACTACCTGGATTTTCCAGCCAATATCGACCGTGCCCGATTTGATCAGTTAATGGCCGAAGCTACCGGGGAGAACCTTTATACAGAAGTCCAGGCGTTGATCAAACAATTGAAAGATCGCTCTGTGGCAAAAGAAAAACAGATTTTTGCGCTTACTTTTCTGATCCATTTGATGGGAGATTTACATCAACCGCTGCATGTTGGCCGTGACGAAGATCTGGGCGGTAACAAGATCAATGTAACATGGTTCAATACGCCATCCAACCTGCATAAGGTATGGGATGAGCAATTGATCGACTATCAGCAGCTGAGCTATACTGAATATACCAAAGCGCTGGACATTGCCACCCCTGCAGCAATAAAGGCCATGCAGCAGGGCACTATCGCAGACTGGATGTTTGATTCACATCAGTTATCGGACCGGATATATGCCTATACCCAACCCGATTCCAAGCTCAGCTATCGTTATAATTATGTTTTTGTAAACGATCTTAATCAACAGTTGCTGAAGGGAGGAGTGAGACTGGCGGCTATATTGAATGGGATTTTCAAGAATTAA
- the uvrB gene encoding excinuclease ABC subunit UvrB, with product MSFNIHAPYAPAGDQPEAIKQLTKGVRDGEPFQTLLGVTGSGKTFTVANVIQQVQRPTLVLTHNKTLVAQLYGELRQFFPDNAVEYYVSYYDYYQPEAYMPVSDTYIEKDLAINEELDKLRLKATSNLLSGRRDIIVVASVSCIYGIGNPAEYENGIIRIQKGQTIGRNTLLHGLVNSLYSRTTGDFNRGNFRVKGDTVDINLPYVDYGYRITFFGDEIEEIETIDVQNSKRITVVENAAIFPANMYLAPKDMMQQIIFEIQDELKAQVDYFKANGKLIEAQRLSDRVNYDVEMIRELGYCSGIENYSRFLDRRKPGARPFCLLDYFPSDFLLVVDESHVTVPQIGAMYGGDRSRKLNLVEFGFRLPSALDNRPLNFYEFENMLNQTIFVSATPGDYELKKTEGVVVEQVVRPTGLLEPPIEVRPSVNQVDDLLEEIDKRVQKGDRVLVTTLTKRMAEEMDKYLGRINIKSRYIHSEVDTLERIEILRDLRLGNIDVLVGVNLLREGLDLPEVSLVAILDADKEGFLRDERSLTQTAGRAARNVDGLVIFYADTITDSMQRTIDETNRRREKQVAFNIEHNITPRTVRKTKEQILGQTSVLEVKHFDENSPMAIHDEVQLVAEDAMEYAKSSAAEVKTIPQMEKSIAKVKKEMEKAARDLDFMEAARLRDQMFALERELLEMKQ from the coding sequence ATGTCATTTAATATCCATGCTCCGTATGCTCCGGCTGGTGACCAGCCCGAAGCCATAAAGCAGTTAACCAAAGGTGTCAGAGATGGAGAACCTTTTCAAACCCTGTTAGGTGTAACAGGTTCCGGTAAAACATTTACCGTTGCCAACGTTATCCAACAAGTGCAACGCCCTACCCTGGTGCTTACGCATAATAAAACATTGGTGGCACAGCTTTACGGCGAACTCAGGCAATTTTTCCCGGATAACGCTGTTGAATACTATGTTTCATATTACGATTATTATCAGCCTGAGGCCTATATGCCGGTTAGCGATACCTATATCGAAAAAGACCTTGCCATCAACGAGGAATTGGATAAACTAAGGCTGAAAGCTACCTCCAATCTCCTTTCCGGCCGGAGAGACATCATCGTGGTAGCCAGTGTTTCCTGCATTTATGGTATCGGTAACCCCGCGGAATATGAGAATGGTATCATCCGTATTCAGAAAGGACAAACAATAGGTCGGAATACCCTCCTGCATGGCCTGGTAAATTCGCTGTACAGTCGTACTACAGGTGATTTTAACCGTGGTAATTTCCGCGTTAAAGGCGATACCGTAGATATTAACCTCCCCTATGTGGATTATGGTTATCGTATCACTTTTTTTGGAGATGAGATTGAGGAGATAGAAACTATTGATGTTCAGAACAGCAAAAGGATCACGGTAGTGGAAAATGCAGCCATTTTCCCGGCTAATATGTACCTCGCGCCGAAAGATATGATGCAGCAGATCATCTTTGAAATACAGGATGAGCTGAAGGCCCAGGTCGACTACTTCAAAGCTAATGGAAAACTGATTGAAGCGCAGCGTCTTTCCGATCGGGTAAATTATGATGTGGAGATGATCAGGGAATTGGGCTATTGCTCCGGAATTGAGAACTATTCACGCTTTCTCGATCGTCGCAAACCAGGTGCAAGGCCATTCTGCCTGCTGGATTATTTCCCGAGCGACTTTCTGCTGGTGGTAGACGAGAGCCATGTGACTGTTCCTCAAATCGGTGCGATGTATGGAGGCGACCGCTCACGCAAACTGAACCTTGTAGAATTTGGATTCCGCCTGCCTTCTGCCCTGGATAACCGTCCGCTCAACTTCTATGAGTTTGAAAATATGTTGAATCAAACCATATTCGTAAGTGCGACTCCGGGCGACTATGAACTGAAGAAAACAGAAGGCGTGGTGGTAGAACAGGTAGTTCGGCCAACAGGTTTGCTGGAGCCACCTATCGAGGTAAGGCCCAGTGTGAATCAGGTGGATGATCTTCTGGAGGAAATAGATAAGAGAGTACAGAAAGGCGACCGCGTACTGGTAACTACACTTACCAAGAGAATGGCCGAAGAGATGGACAAATATCTCGGGCGTATCAATATAAAATCCCGTTATATCCATTCAGAAGTGGATACGCTGGAGCGTATAGAAATACTGCGCGACCTGCGACTGGGGAATATCGACGTACTGGTGGGCGTAAACCTGCTCAGGGAAGGGCTGGATCTGCCGGAAGTTTCGCTGGTAGCAATACTCGATGCGGATAAGGAAGGCTTCCTGAGAGACGAACGTTCCCTGACACAGACCGCAGGTCGAGCCGCCCGTAACGTAGACGGACTGGTAATATTTTACGCAGATACTATTACCGACAGCATGCAGCGTACAATAGATGAAACCAACCGGCGCAGGGAAAAACAGGTTGCTTTCAATATTGAACATAACATTACACCGCGTACTGTCCGCAAGACTAAAGAACAAATACTGGGGCAAACATCTGTATTGGAAGTCAAGCATTTTGATGAAAATTCCCCGATGGCGATACATGATGAAGTGCAATTGGTGGCGGAAGATGCCATGGAATACGCGAAATCATCTGCTGCGGAAGTGAAAACAATCCCTCAGATGGAGAAGTCTATTGCTAAAGTGAAGAAGGAAATGGAGAAAGCTGCCCGTGACCTGGATTTTATGGAAGCTGCCCGTTTACGTGACCAGATGTTTGCATTGGAACGCGAATTACTTGAAATGAAACAGTAA
- a CDS encoding ammonium transporter produces MKKKSFQDYLPFIFLAIIAIVGVFTPSLPNFADGGKYNTGDIAWILVASSLVFLMTPGLSFFYGGMVNKKNVISTMTQSFIATGLISVVWVVVGFSLAFGKSYHGIIGDPSTFFMFKNVGSGAPWSLAPTIPLLLFALFQMKFAIITPALVVGAVAERIRFTSYVLFMVLFSLLVYAPIAHWTWHPDGILFKLGVLDFAGGTVVHISAGCAALAGALVLKRRKDHIEKKELQPANIPFVLLGTGLLWFGWFGFNAGSALSANALAATAFATTNTATAAAGLSWVFFDVIRGRKPSALGFCIGAVVGLVAITPAAGFVAIPQSIFIGFIAAIVSNMAVHWKSKTSIDDTLDVFPCHGLGGMVGMLLTGIFATKIVNEGGNNGWFYGNFELFKNQVLGLLLVVSYSFTVSYGIFKLINLIHPLRVSEEEEALGLDVTQHNETYHPSLISISGNGALKEEDELIHS; encoded by the coding sequence ATGAAGAAAAAATCTTTTCAGGACTATCTTCCCTTTATTTTTCTCGCGATAATTGCAATTGTCGGAGTTTTTACACCTTCCCTTCCAAATTTTGCAGATGGTGGTAAATATAATACCGGTGATATCGCCTGGATTCTGGTAGCATCTTCTCTGGTGTTTTTAATGACTCCTGGTTTATCATTCTTCTACGGAGGTATGGTAAATAAAAAGAATGTGATTTCTACCATGACGCAAAGTTTCATTGCCACTGGTCTGATCAGCGTGGTTTGGGTAGTGGTAGGATTCAGTCTGGCGTTCGGTAAATCTTATCATGGTATTATTGGTGATCCCAGCACTTTTTTCATGTTCAAAAATGTAGGGTCAGGAGCCCCATGGAGCCTGGCCCCCACTATTCCGCTGTTGCTGTTTGCGCTCTTCCAGATGAAGTTTGCCATCATTACACCAGCCTTAGTGGTAGGAGCTGTTGCTGAAAGGATCCGGTTTACTTCATATGTATTGTTCATGGTGTTGTTCAGTTTACTGGTGTATGCTCCGATTGCACACTGGACCTGGCACCCCGATGGTATCCTGTTTAAACTGGGTGTTCTCGATTTCGCCGGTGGTACAGTGGTGCATATTTCTGCCGGTTGTGCTGCACTCGCCGGAGCGTTGGTACTGAAGAGAAGAAAAGATCATATTGAAAAGAAAGAGTTGCAACCTGCTAATATTCCTTTTGTATTACTCGGTACTGGCTTGCTGTGGTTTGGCTGGTTCGGTTTCAATGCAGGTTCTGCGTTGAGCGCCAATGCCCTCGCTGCTACTGCATTTGCTACCACTAATACTGCCACTGCTGCTGCTGGTTTATCCTGGGTGTTTTTTGATGTGATCCGCGGTAGAAAACCATCTGCGCTCGGATTCTGCATCGGTGCAGTGGTTGGTCTTGTTGCTATCACACCTGCTGCCGGTTTTGTTGCTATCCCGCAAAGTATATTCATTGGCTTCATTGCTGCGATCGTTTCTAACATGGCAGTACACTGGAAATCAAAAACCAGCATCGATGATACGCTCGACGTATTCCCCTGCCACGGTTTGGGTGGTATGGTAGGTATGCTGCTCACCGGTATCTTCGCTACCAAAATTGTAAATGAAGGCGGTAATAACGGCTGGTTCTATGGCAACTTCGAACTGTTTAAAAATCAGGTACTGGGCCTGTTGCTGGTAGTATCTTACAGCTTCACGGTATCTTATGGGATCTTCAAACTCATTAACCTGATCCATCCACTGCGTGTATCTGAAGAAGAAGAAGCACTGGGACTGGATGTTACACAGCACAACGAAACATATCATCCTTCACTGATCAGTATTTCCGGCAACGGCGCACTGAAAGAAGAAGACGAACTGATACACTCCTGA
- a CDS encoding porin, which translates to MKKMLTTLFAMGHALVATSQSTTDTTAAPAFKLSGSADVYYKYNLNGNYTDNKTSFTNSHNSFELGMVSLKVEHGFKKGSIVADLGFGKRAGEFSYNDLPGSSNGLAMAIKQLYVSYQLTEKVKLSLGSFATHIGYELVDAYANRNYSMSYMFSYGPFFNTGLKADIAITSSLTAMVGVFNPTDLKSVSQNSHKYIGAQIGFAPAQTPVKLYLNYLEGKDTSGIQNHQIDFVATYQFNPVWGLGYNATFSTYSNTTEPKGSRHNTNWWGNALYVNVDFTNKVGLTLRGEYFSDKNGLKVFGAFSNGGDVVAGTLTLNYKVGNLTIMPEFRIDKASVNLFHKSGDKPTDVTSNVLFAATYHF; encoded by the coding sequence ATGAAAAAAATGTTAACGACCTTATTCGCGATGGGTCATGCCCTCGTTGCCACGTCTCAGTCCACAACAGATACTACTGCGGCTCCGGCTTTTAAGCTTTCAGGTTCTGCAGATGTATATTATAAATATAATCTCAATGGAAATTATACAGACAATAAAACCAGTTTTACAAATTCCCATAATTCCTTTGAATTGGGTATGGTTTCTCTCAAAGTAGAACATGGATTCAAAAAAGGAAGTATCGTAGCTGATCTCGGATTCGGTAAAAGAGCTGGTGAATTTTCCTATAATGATCTGCCTGGTTCTTCTAATGGCCTGGCAATGGCAATTAAACAACTATATGTTTCCTATCAGCTGACAGAAAAAGTAAAACTTAGCCTGGGTAGCTTTGCTACTCACATCGGTTACGAACTGGTAGACGCCTACGCCAACCGTAACTATAGCATGAGTTATATGTTCAGCTACGGCCCGTTTTTTAATACCGGTTTAAAAGCCGACATTGCCATCACTTCTTCCCTGACCGCCATGGTAGGCGTGTTCAATCCTACAGACCTCAAGTCTGTTTCCCAAAACAGTCATAAATATATTGGTGCACAAATTGGTTTTGCGCCGGCACAAACACCTGTTAAACTATATCTCAACTATCTCGAAGGAAAAGATACCTCCGGTATCCAGAATCACCAGATCGATTTTGTAGCTACTTATCAGTTCAATCCGGTTTGGGGATTGGGTTATAACGCTACCTTCAGTACTTACAGCAACACCACTGAACCTAAAGGCAGCCGGCATAATACCAATTGGTGGGGAAATGCTTTGTATGTGAATGTCGACTTTACAAACAAAGTAGGGCTTACACTCCGGGGCGAATATTTCAGTGATAAGAATGGCCTGAAAGTTTTTGGTGCATTCTCGAATGGTGGCGATGTTGTTGCAGGTACGCTTACGCTGAATTATAAGGTAGGAAACCTTACTATCATGCCTGAATTCAGAATAGATAAGGCTTCTGTTAATCTGTTCCATAAATCAGGAGATAAGCCTACAGATGTGACATCGAATGTTTTGTTTGCTGCAACCTATCATTTCTGA